A window of Pomacea canaliculata isolate SZHN2017 linkage group LG3, ASM307304v1, whole genome shotgun sequence contains these coding sequences:
- the LOC112560626 gene encoding CCR4-NOT transcription complex subunit 7-like — protein MPSIAEADYGIRDVWQSNLEEEFRTIRQVVTKCKFVAMDTEFPGVVARPIGEFRSTSDYQYQLLRCNVNLLKIIQIGITFYDENGIPASPVSTWQFNFKFTLSEDMYAQESIDLLRKSGIQFEKLESDGILPNDFAELLTTSGVVLMDDIKWLSFHSGYDFGYMLKILTGENLPAEENAFFELLRIYFQNIYDVKYLMKSCKNLKGGLQEVADQLEITRVGPQHQAGSDSLLTGNAFFKMREMFFEDNIDDAKYCGHLYGLGTSFVANGAGYDTYNNSHTPVPGVDEGGAATVIS, from the exons ATGCCATCAATAGCAGAGGCCGACTATGGTATCCGTGATGTCTGGCAAAGCAACTTGGAGGAGGAGTTTCGCACCATACGGCAGGTTGTTACCAAGTGCAAATTTGTCGCCATg GACACAGAATTTCCTGGGGTTGTAGCACGCCCTATAGGAGAGTTTCGCAGCACATCTGATTATCAGTACCAGCTTTTGCGCTGCAATGTAAATCTCCTCAAAATCATCCAGATTGGTATCACATTCTATGATGAGAATGGCATACCAGCATCACCAGTCTCAACATGGCAGTTCAACTTTAAATTTACTTTGTC TGAAGACATGTATGCCCAAGAATCAATTGATCTCTTGCGCAAATCAGGAATCCAGTTTGAGAAGCTGGAGAGTGATGGCATATTGCCCAATGACTTTGCAGAACTATTGACAACGTCTGGTGTAGTTTTGATGGATGACATCAAGTGGTTATCGTTCCATAG CGGCTATGACTTTGGCTATATGTTGAAGATTTTGACTGGTGAAAACTTGCCTGCGGAAGAAAACGCCTTTTTTGAGCTTTTGCGAATctactttcaaaatatatatgatGTCAAGTACCTCATGAAAAGCTGTAAGAATCTTAAGGGAGGGCTTCAGGAAGTTGCAGATCAGCTTGAG ATCACACGAGTAGGTCCCCAGCACCAGGCTGGAAGTGACAGCCTGCTCACTGGAAATGCTTTCTTCAAAATGAGAGAG atgttttttGAGGACAACATTGATGATGCAAAGTATTGTGGACATCTGTATGGACTTGGTACATCTTTTGTTGCCAATGGTGCTGGCTATGATACATATAACAACTCGCACACCCCTGTTCCAGGAGTAGATGAGGGAGGAGCAGCAACTGTCATCTCATGA
- the LOC112559285 gene encoding vacuolar protein sorting-associated protein 37A-like: MHKLFGGGKAKVQTATNLQIQKTKQIESLRKVSAIEILRDVEYRVVWRVGSANFTLIIGLTSQFPQEKPVVSIFPPVTHPWVDPQTLRVTGCPALNNFSMHSDLGQVIQTILEEFKKNPPTIISSYPVQQGSGTSSSYGVGATPGYPPPPYIHPGIDLFPSGPPPVPPRHPTASATTPQSDSDKVVQDLDGFRDFAMPNIIKAFPQLKDKKLFELQELMENDEQLLEMLQGLPELINFAEKREELSERCVLLARTNLSDKPKIEEIKNEIIEKMAELDGMKQAFEASCEQHLALSEQFRPSNIQTNLKVAILQAEEESENIVDDFLNRKMDVEDFTQKFIEKRKLCHIRKAKEEKLSHIILSQGDLF; encoded by the exons ATGCATAAACTGTTTGGTGGTGGTAAGGCAAAAGTTCAGACAGCTACTAATTTACAGATTCAGAAGACAAAGCAGATCGAAAGTCTTCGTAAAGTAAG tgccATTGAAATTTTACGAGATGTAGAGTACAGAGTTGTATGGAGGGTGGGATCTGCAAACTTTACACTGATCAT aGGGCTAACATCCCAGTTTCCACAAGAGAAACCAGTTGTCAGTATTTTTCCACCTGTTACACATCCATGGGTGGACCCACAGACATTACGGGTTACTGGATGTCCAGCGCTTAACAAT TTTTCCATGCATTCTGACTTGGGTCAAGTTATACAGACTATTTTAGAAGAGTTCAAGAAAAATCCACCCACTATCATCTCTTCTTA CCCAGTTCAGCAGGGGTCTGGAACATCATCTAGCTATGGTGTGGGAGCCACACCAGGGTACCCACCACCCCCATATATACATCCAGGAATAGACCTTTTTCCTTCTGGACCCCCACCTGTTCCTCCACGGCATCCAACAGCAAGTGCTACAACTCCACAGTCTGACAGTGATAAA GTTGTTCAAGATTTGGATGGCTTTCGAGACTTTGCTATGCCAAATATAATAAAGGCATTTCCACAGCTAAAGGACAAAAA ACTCTTTGAACTCCAGGAACTTATGGAAAATGATGAACAGCTGCTAGAGATGTTGCAAGGTCTTCCTGAGCTGATTAATTTTGCTGAGAAGCGTGAAGAACTTTCTGAAAGATGTGTCCTCCTTGCTC gAACTAACTTGTCTGATAAACCCAAAATAGAGGAAATTAAGAATGAAATCATTGAGAAG ATGGCAGAGCTAGATGGGATGAAGCAGGCATTTGAAGCTAGTTGTGAACAGCACCTGGCATTGTCAGAACAATTTCGACCCTCCAACATCCAAACTAACCTCAAGGTTGCCATTCTGCAAGCAGAGGAAGAATCTGAAAATATAGTTGATGATTTTCTCAACA GAAAGATGGATGTTGAAGATTTCACCCAGAAGTttatagagaaaagaaaa CTATGCCATATCAGGAAAGCAAAGGAAGAAAAGCTCTCTCATATTATTTTGTCACAAGGGGACCTGTTTTGA